The Penaeus chinensis breed Huanghai No. 1 chromosome 16, ASM1920278v2, whole genome shotgun sequence genome window below encodes:
- the LOC125033614 gene encoding zinc finger protein 2-like — protein sequence MEHIVTSGVTGVSGVTQVTGVGSMAGVTGGVVQGVQTLSPVGSVASVGSVAGVAGVTGVWYNYSPDAVGQIITTSPAVQVELGSPDIARQFNQQVQAQYGNLQVQVQAVAAQPQVVKPQPAVTPDPLMVKQSKPRVRQSGGERVPCPECGKTVSCNATLRDHMRTHTGERPFVCGECGLAFAQRSNLRMHKRLHTGERPYMCGICGKTFARSSHLPAHMRTHTGEKPYVCQECNHAFITAQQLKNHFRVHTGEKPWKCDLCEAAFTHSSSLSTHKKKHTGQKPFQCEKCNKAFFFSSALDKHLKVHSKARPFKCDTCEKAFKYKESLTVHKEKYCGKEVSKKPRAPRRPDAKKPGPKPGSGRKYVQKRKGRPRGRPRKRGRWGKRGRPRKYIKEEDEEEDDDYDAELEAEEVANDTIIEEDLDETNEEELIPEATIDPLKIEKIVAEDAELHHEHMEHQDELHHHQLQHEHLHHATHEIHIEDATALTIVSPEEAEQAAVVEAAAAGGVQLVTLHSEVPLQIVSHDPQAQVTHQLITRDGVQMWYPRQYQ from the coding sequence ATGGAACACATTGTAACTTCAGGTGTCACCGGCGTGTCGGGCGTGACCCAGGTGACCGGCGTGGGTTCCATGGCAGGGGTCACAGGTGGTGTGGTTCAGGGTGTGCAGACCCTCAGTCCTGTAGGCAGTGTTGCAAGTGTTGGCTCAGTGGCTGGTGTGGCAGGGGTTACTGGAGTGTGGTATAATTACAGTCCAGATGCTGTTGGACAGATTATAACTACCAGTCCAGCTGTGCAAGTAGAGCTAGGGAGTCCAGATATTGCACGGCAATTTAACCAACAAGTACAGGCTCAGTATGGTAATTTGCAGGTTCAGGTGCAAGCTGTAGCTGCCCAACCTCAAGTTGTCAAACCTCAGCCTGCTGTAACTCCTGATCCTCTCATGGTAAAACAGTCCAAGCCTCGGGTGCGTCAAAGTGGTGGTGAACGGGTCCCATGCCCCGAGTGTGGAAAAACCGTATCCTGCAATGCTACCTTGAGGGATCACATGCGAACACATACAGGGGAACGGCCTTTTGTGTGTGGTGAATGTGGTCTGGCTTTTGCACAGCGATCCAACCTTCGTATGCACAAGAGGCTTCATACTGGTGAAAGACCTTACATGTGTGGTATTTGTGGAAAAACTTTTGCACGTTCCTCTCATTTGCCAGCTCACATGCGAACCCACACTGGCGAAAAACCATATGTCTGTCAAGAATGTAACCATGCCTTTATCACGGCCCAGCAGCTAAAGAATCATTTCCGAGTGCATACTGGAGAAAAGCCCTGGAAATGTGATTTATGTGAAGCTGCTTTTacccattcatcatcattatcaacgcaCAAGAAAAAACACACTGGACAAAAGCCATTCCAGTGTGAGAAATGTAATAAGGCATTCTTCTTTAGTTCAGCATTAGATAAGCATTTGAAAGTGCATTCCAAGGCACGTCCCTTCAAATGTGATACTTGTGAGAAGGCATTTAAATACAAAGAAAGTTTAACAGttcacaaagaaaaatattgtgGAAAGGAAGTTTCAAAGAAGCCAAGAGCTCCTCGTCGTCCTGATGCCAAAAAACCAGGCCCCAAACCAGGAAGCGGTAGAAAGTACGTGCAGAAAAGGAAGGGCAGGCCACGTGGCAGGCCTCGCAAGAGAGGCCgctggggaaaaagaggaagaccaagGAAGTATAtcaaggaagaagatgaggaagaggatgatgattatgatgccgAATTGGAAGCAGAGGAAGTAGCAAATGACACTATTATTGAGGAAGATTTAGATGAAACTAATGAGGAAGAACTAATCCCAGAAGCCACAATAGATCctctgaaaatagaaaaaattgtTGCTGAAGATGCAGAATTGCATCATGAACACATGGAACATCAAGATGAGCTTCATCACCATCAGTTACAGCACGAGCACCTCCATCATGCAACACATGAGATCCACATTGAAGATGCAACAGCACTCACTATTGTTTCTCCTGAAGAAGCAGAGCAGGCAGCCGTGGTAGAAGCTGCTGCTGCAGGTGGGGTGCAACTAGTTACATTGCACTCCGAGGTCCCACTTCAGATTGTATCACATGACCCACAAGCGCAAGTTACCCACCAGTTGATCACAAGAGATGGTGTACAGATGTGGTACCCCCGGCAATATCAGTGA